One genomic window of Polyodon spathula isolate WHYD16114869_AA chromosome 8, ASM1765450v1, whole genome shotgun sequence includes the following:
- the LOC121320136 gene encoding keratin-associated protein 5-3-like has protein sequence MQCLWVCAVLYWTVPLHQEAGCSCVFWLCSACGSVLCCTGLCLCSQEAGCSCVFWLCSACGSVLCCTGLDCASAVRRQAVLVCSGYAVLVGLCCTGLDCASAVRRQAVLVCSGYAVLVGLCCAVLGCTGLCLCSQEAGCSCVFWLCSACGSVLCCTGLCLCSQEAGCSCVFWLCSACGSVLCCTGLDCASAVRRQAVLVCSGYAVLVGLCCAVLDWTGLCLCSQEAGCSCVFWLCSACGSVLCCAVLYWTVPLQSGGRLFLCVLVMQCLWVCAVLYWTVPLQSGGRLFLCVLVMQCLWVCAVRVWGLHSL, from the coding sequence ATGCAGTGCTTGtgggtctgtgctgtgctgtactggacTGTGCCTCTGCATCAGGAGGCAGGCTGTTCTTGTGTGTTCTGGTTATGCAGTGCTTGtgggtctgtgctgtgctgtactggacTGTGCCTCTGCAGTCAGGAGGCAGGCTGTTCTTGTGTGTTCTGGTTATGCAGTGCTTGtgggtctgtgctgtgctgtactggacTGGACTGTGCCTCTGCAGTCAGGAGGCAGGCTGTTCTTGTGTGTTCTGGTTATGCAGTGCTTGTGGGTCTGTGCTGTACTGGACTGGACTGTGCCTCTGCAGTCAGGAGGCAGGCTGTTCTTGTGTGTTCTGGTTATGCAGTGCTTGtgggtctgtgctgtgctgtactgggcTGTACTGGACTGTGCCTCTGCAGTCAGGAGGCAGGCTGTTCTTGTGTGTTCTGGTTATGCAGTGCTTGtgggtctgtgctgtgctgtactggacTGTGCCTCTGCAGTCAGGAGGCAGGCTGTTCTTGTGTGTTCTGGTTATGCAGTGCTTGtgggtctgtgctgtgctgtactggacTGGACTGTGCCTCTGCAGTCAGGAGGCAGGCTGTTCTTGTGTGTTCTGGTTATGCAGTGCTTGtgggtctgtgctgtgctgtactggactggactggactgtgcCTCTGCAGTCAGGAGGCAGGCTGTTCTTGTGTGTTCTGGTTATGCAGTGCTTGtgggtctgtgctgtgctgtgctgtgctgtactggacTGTGCCTCTGCAGTCAGGAGGCAGGCTGTTCTTGTGTGTTCTGGTTATGCAGTGCTTGtgggtctgtgctgtgctgtactggacTGTGCCTCTGCAGTCAGGAGGCAGGCTGTTCTTGTGTGTTCTGGTTATGCAGTGCTTGTGGGTCTGTGCTGTGCGAGTCTGGGGTCTGCACTCCCTGTAA